A window from Streptomyces sp. NBC_00271 encodes these proteins:
- a CDS encoding SpoIIE family protein phosphatase produces MTNTTDHTPLAEPVSPREIPDAAIAMLDAEGTVVGWTHAAEQLVGYSAGEVVGRSAAHVLPPAKSAPSAPAFAEQCRAQDGWSGAVTVRHRDGHAIKMTLRISRLWGQDAGTRWLVSVTDIGTLSSGASNGAVRESLLAHAPVGIAVYDPQLRCTWVNDVMERHDGTPRQRRFGRRLRDSLPAVEAEALEVVMRQVLESGTTMVHEYRAWSSTDRRREHAFSASFFCLQDADGTALAVCSMSVDVTGNRRSRERLAILSEASTRIGSTLEVMRTGQELADLAVPLLADHAVVDLMESVPFGVDTWTGPGKANGRPPVLRRAGVASIHPGTLKLPWVREEVIRPFPNSLFATALRTGSSYLESVLDTRSGPWALHDPVSTQKVRDSGVHSLMVVPIRARRCVLGLAVFGRSEDQTPFQEDDLLLAEELVTRAALSLDNALQYARQRTAALTLQRDLLPHHVGGGAALDVASRYVPADMDHGVGGDWFDVIKLSGARVALVVGDVVGHGINAAATMGRLRTAVRTLADMELPPHELLTHLDDTVRRLSEEDADAPDEAPAAVGATCLYAVYDPVTRRCTMARAGHPPPAIIDPQGRITFPDMPAGAPLGLGLGLVPFESVELELPEGTLLALYTDGLVESRDDDIDVGLDRLGAALAGSGSSLEDLCSHVIETLPTQAPADDVTLLLARTRGLEPAQVASWEVPSDPAAVHTARKAAARQLSQWGLDHLVATVQLIVSELVTNAIRYGGGPICLRLIQHQVLTCEVSDSNTSHPRPRQPHTIDENGRGLFLVAQLSRRWGSRSATDGKVVWAEQDLPSKALAA; encoded by the coding sequence ATGACGAACACCACCGACCACACGCCACTCGCCGAGCCGGTGAGTCCCCGAGAGATACCCGATGCGGCGATAGCGATGCTCGATGCGGAGGGGACCGTGGTGGGGTGGACGCACGCCGCCGAGCAGCTTGTCGGGTACTCGGCCGGGGAAGTGGTGGGCCGGTCCGCCGCACACGTGCTGCCGCCCGCCAAAAGCGCCCCGAGTGCTCCGGCGTTCGCCGAGCAGTGCCGTGCCCAGGATGGCTGGTCCGGCGCCGTGACGGTCCGCCACCGCGACGGCCACGCCATCAAAATGACGCTGCGGATCTCACGGCTGTGGGGGCAGGACGCCGGCACCCGCTGGCTGGTGTCCGTGACCGACATAGGCACCCTGTCCTCGGGGGCGTCCAACGGAGCTGTGCGGGAGTCGCTCCTGGCCCACGCACCGGTCGGCATCGCTGTCTATGACCCGCAGCTGCGCTGTACCTGGGTCAACGACGTCATGGAGCGCCACGACGGCACTCCTCGTCAGCGACGGTTCGGACGCCGCCTGCGGGACTCACTGCCCGCCGTCGAGGCCGAAGCGCTCGAGGTGGTGATGCGGCAGGTGCTGGAGAGTGGCACCACCATGGTCCACGAGTACCGGGCGTGGTCATCGACGGACCGGCGCCGGGAGCACGCGTTCTCGGCCTCGTTCTTCTGCCTCCAGGACGCTGACGGCACGGCACTGGCAGTGTGCTCCATGAGCGTGGACGTCACCGGCAACCGGCGGTCGCGCGAGCGCCTTGCCATCCTCAGCGAAGCCAGCACGCGCATCGGCAGCACCCTCGAGGTCATGCGGACCGGGCAGGAACTGGCCGACCTCGCCGTGCCCCTGCTGGCCGACCACGCAGTCGTCGACCTGATGGAGTCGGTTCCGTTCGGCGTGGATACCTGGACGGGGCCCGGCAAGGCGAACGGCCGCCCACCTGTGCTGCGCCGTGCCGGTGTGGCCTCCATCCACCCGGGAACCCTCAAGTTGCCGTGGGTGCGCGAAGAAGTGATCCGCCCCTTCCCGAATTCGCTGTTCGCCACCGCCCTGCGCACGGGCAGCTCTTACCTGGAATCGGTGCTCGACACCCGTTCGGGCCCCTGGGCCCTTCACGACCCGGTGAGCACGCAGAAGGTCCGTGACAGCGGCGTCCACTCTTTGATGGTCGTACCCATCCGTGCGCGGCGCTGTGTGCTGGGACTGGCGGTGTTCGGCCGCTCCGAGGACCAGACGCCGTTCCAGGAGGACGACCTCCTCCTCGCCGAGGAGCTCGTCACCCGGGCCGCGCTCAGCCTGGACAACGCTCTCCAGTACGCCCGCCAACGCACCGCGGCCCTGACGCTCCAACGCGACCTGCTCCCCCACCATGTGGGAGGCGGCGCCGCCCTCGATGTGGCCTCGCGCTATGTGCCGGCCGACATGGACCACGGCGTGGGGGGCGACTGGTTCGACGTGATCAAGCTGTCTGGCGCCCGGGTGGCCCTCGTCGTCGGAGATGTGGTCGGACACGGCATCAACGCCGCGGCGACGATGGGCCGATTGCGCACCGCCGTCCGCACGCTCGCGGACATGGAATTGCCTCCCCACGAACTGCTGACGCACCTCGATGACACGGTCAGGCGGCTGAGCGAGGAAGATGCCGACGCTCCGGACGAGGCCCCCGCGGCGGTGGGCGCCACCTGTCTGTATGCCGTCTACGACCCGGTCACCCGGCGGTGCACGATGGCGCGGGCCGGGCATCCCCCGCCCGCGATCATCGACCCGCAGGGCCGTATCACTTTCCCCGACATGCCCGCCGGGGCCCCGCTCGGCCTCGGCCTCGGTCTGGTCCCCTTCGAGTCCGTGGAACTGGAACTGCCCGAGGGAACTCTGCTCGCGCTCTACACCGACGGTCTGGTCGAGTCCCGCGACGACGACATCGACGTGGGCCTGGATCGCCTGGGCGCCGCCCTGGCAGGGTCCGGTTCGTCCCTGGAAGACCTGTGCTCTCACGTGATCGAGACCTTGCCGACTCAGGCCCCGGCCGACGATGTCACCTTGCTCCTTGCGCGGACTCGCGGACTCGAACCGGCCCAGGTCGCCTCCTGGGAAGTGCCGAGCGATCCGGCCGCTGTCCACACCGCCCGGAAGGCAGCCGCCCGTCAGCTCAGCCAATGGGGACTTGACCATCTGGTGGCCACCGTGCAGCTGATCGTCAGTGAACTGGTCACCAACGCCATCCGCTACGGCGGCGGCCCGATCTGCCTACGCCTCATCCAGCACCAGGTCTTGACCTGCGAAGTCTCCGACAGCAACACCAGCCACCCACGCCCACGCCAGCCCCACACCATCGACGAGAACGGCCGCGGTCTCTTCCTCGTCGCTCAATTGTCCCGCAGGTGGGGCTCCCGCTCCGCGACGGACGGCAAGGTCGTCTGGGCCGAACAAGACCTGCCCTCCAAAGCCCTTGCGGCATGA
- a CDS encoding SsgA family sporulation/cell division regulator: MESLKTVVQGVAVQLVVSRTYSLSMCMSLRYEPTDPYVVRAAFFTDTDEQTEWVLGRELLADGLTGSTGCGDIRVWPAVGRGDQAMYIVLGSPAGTALLEVPVQDVRTFLENTEALVPRGTESGRIDWGLELANLFAKG; this comes from the coding sequence ATGGAGTCTTTGAAGACCGTCGTGCAGGGGGTGGCCGTGCAGCTTGTCGTCTCGCGCACCTACTCGCTGTCCATGTGCATGAGCCTGCGGTACGAGCCCACTGATCCCTATGTCGTCCGTGCCGCCTTTTTCACCGACACCGACGAGCAGACCGAGTGGGTTCTGGGGCGTGAACTCCTGGCCGATGGCCTGACGGGTTCCACAGGCTGTGGGGACATCCGGGTCTGGCCGGCCGTCGGCCGTGGTGACCAAGCCATGTACATCGTTCTCGGGTCTCCCGCGGGGACCGCCTTGCTCGAGGTTCCCGTGCAGGACGTCAGAACCTTCCTCGAGAACACGGAGGCGCTGGTGCCACGGGGCACCGAGTCCGGACGCATCGACTGGGGGCTCGAACTCGCGAACTTGTTCGCGAAAGGCTGA
- a CDS encoding NIPSNAP family protein, with the protein MSQYQLRVYTLRSPEALVAYEDIWSKHIPGMAKHRITTHGVWTVPATPGTEVPQLYALVSYRDADDVQERLGAYLSSPEFRADMEGFDISQIVGVAESVLTPTADSPLR; encoded by the coding sequence ATGTCCCAGTACCAGCTTCGTGTCTACACACTGCGCAGCCCTGAGGCGCTCGTCGCCTACGAGGACATCTGGTCCAAGCACATTCCCGGTATGGCCAAGCACAGGATCACCACACACGGCGTCTGGACGGTGCCGGCGACTCCCGGGACTGAGGTTCCCCAGCTGTACGCCCTCGTTTCCTACCGGGACGCCGACGACGTTCAGGAGCGACTGGGGGCGTACCTCTCCAGCCCCGAATTCCGCGCGGACATGGAGGGCTTCGACATCAGTCAGATCGTCGGCGTCGCCGAGTCCGTCCTGACGCCCACCGCCGACTCACCCTTGCGGTGA
- a CDS encoding TetR/AcrR family transcriptional regulator: MPLTEAGIYAAALRLIDADGVEALTMRKLATVLDANPMSLYHHVPNKDAVLRGVARMVGTQFRTVTLEDAPWQERIRLLATDFRTLAHRHPKLMAYSFSHQADFIQPEDPFWVALTAILDAAEVPHSELPLITALVGAVITGVLTAELNGALHRWSSLKPPTVGEDGLTPPDLDENRVFRLTLDTIIMGLESRLAADGDGQGVGH; this comes from the coding sequence GTGCCTCTGACCGAGGCCGGGATCTATGCCGCCGCCCTGCGGCTCATCGACGCGGACGGGGTCGAGGCGCTCACCATGCGCAAACTCGCGACCGTGCTTGATGCGAACCCGATGTCGCTGTACCACCACGTGCCGAACAAGGACGCCGTGCTGCGCGGCGTGGCGAGAATGGTCGGCACCCAGTTCCGCACCGTGACACTGGAGGACGCTCCCTGGCAGGAGCGCATCCGCCTGCTCGCCACGGATTTCCGGACGCTGGCACACCGTCACCCCAAGCTCATGGCCTACTCATTCAGCCACCAGGCGGACTTCATCCAGCCCGAAGACCCGTTCTGGGTTGCGCTCACCGCGATCCTGGACGCCGCGGAGGTACCGCACTCGGAGCTCCCGCTGATCACCGCTCTCGTGGGCGCCGTCATCACCGGTGTCCTCACCGCCGAACTCAACGGCGCGCTCCACCGGTGGTCGAGCCTCAAACCCCCCACTGTCGGCGAAGACGGGCTCACACCTCCAGACCTCGACGAGAACCGCGTCTTCCGCCTGACGCTGGACACGATCATCATGGGCCTGGAGAGCCGACTCGCCGCCGATGGTGACGGCCAGGGCGTCGGCCATTGA